A stretch of Brassica rapa cultivar Chiifu-401-42 chromosome A08, CAAS_Brap_v3.01, whole genome shotgun sequence DNA encodes these proteins:
- the LOC103832717 gene encoding cellulose synthase-like protein E1 isoform X4: MMRKGDDRFRAVHEDEPLFITGRRTGRVIAYRVFSASVFFCICWIWLYRVTAPVEVDENRTGLVRFVWLVMLVTEIWFGLYWIVMQSPRWNPVWRFTFTDRLSRRYGDDLPRLDVFVCTADPVIEPPLMVVNTVLSVAALDYPPEKLAVYLSDDGGSELTFYALAEAAEFAKVWVPYCKRFNVEPRSPAAYLTCKASGFDSAETEEVARLYKEMAARIETAARLGIIPDEARLKYGDGFSQWDSHATRRNHGTILQILVDGRKGNTVTVPTLVYLSREKRPEHHHHFKAGSMNALIRVSSKITCGRIILNLDCDMYSNNSKSARDALCILLDEKEGKKIAFVQFPQCFENLTKNDLYASMMRVGYDVEFNGLDGNGGPLYIGTGCFHRRDVICGRKYGEVEVEEEEESEYISETEMIKALASCTYEENSQWGKEMGVKYGCPAEDVITGLGIKCRGWKSAYLNPKKKAFVGVAPTNLHQMLVQQRRWSEGNFQVLLSVYSPVWYGQGKIGRSSKDSDMVEIAPPTFASGSTTLEIQKG, translated from the exons ATGATGAGAAAAGGAGACGACCGGTTTAGAGCGGTTCACGAAGACGAACCGCTTTTTATCACAGGGAGGAGAACCGGAAGGGTGATAGCGTACCGGGTTTTCTCAGCCTCTGTTTTCTTTTGCATCTGTTGGATTTGGCTCTACAGAGTGACCGCACCAGTAGAGGTTGATGAGAACCGGACCGGTTTAGTTCGATTCGTGTGGTTGGTTATGCTAGTCACAGagatttggttcggtttgtaCTGGATAGTCATGCAATCTCCCCGCTGGAACCCGGTTTGGCGGTTCACCTTCACCGATAGACTCTCCCGGAGGTACGGTGACGATCTCCCTAGGCTCGACGTTTTCGTCTGCACGGCGGATCCGGTGATTGAGCCGCCGTTGATGGTGGTCAACACAGTCTTATCCGTAGCGGCTCTAGATTACCCACCGGAGAAACTTGCCGTGTATCTCTCGGACGACGGTGGTTCCGAGCTCACGTTCTATGCTCTTGCGGAGGCAGCTGAGTTTGCTAAAGTTTGGGTTCCGTACTGCAAAAGATTCAACGTTGAACCGAGATCCCCTGCTGCTTACTTGACGTGCAAGGCAAGTGGTTTTGATTCAGCTGAAACAGAGGAAGTGGCTAGGTTGTATAAAGAAATGGCGGCGAGGATTGAAACGGCGGCGAGACTCGGGATAATACCAGATGAGGCGCGTTTGAAGTACGGTGACGGGTTCTCCCAGTGGGACTCTCACGCTACTCGCAGAAACCATGGAACCATTCTTCAA ATTTTGGTAGATGGAAGAAAAGGTAATACAGTAACAGTACCAACGTTGGTGTATCTATCGAGAGAGAAGAGACCAGAGCATCATCATCACTTCAAGGCTGGATCCATGAACGCATTG ATAAGGGTGTCTTCGAAGATCACATGTGGGAGAATCATACTAAACTTGGACTGTGATATGTACTCAAACAACTCAAAGTCAGCACGCGACGCGCTCTGCATCCTCCTTGATGAGAAAGAGGGGAAAAAGATTGCTTTCGTGCAGTTCCCGCAGTGTTTTGAGAACCTTACCAAGAATGATTTATATGCAAGCATGATGCGAGTTGGATATGAT gtGGAGTTTAATGGATTAGATGGAAATGGCGGTCCATTATACATTGGAACTGGCTGCTTTCACAGAAGAGATGTGATCTGCGGAAGAAAGTATGGCGAGGTagaggttgaagaagaagaagaatctgagTATATTTCAGAGACTGAGATGATTAAGGCTCTTGCAAGCTGCACTTATGAAGAAAACTCTCAATGGGGAAAGGAG ATGGGTGTGAAATATGGTTGCCCGGCAGAGGATGTAATAACCGGTTTAGGGATTAAATGCCGTGGATGGAAATCAGCATACTTGAACCCGAAAAAGAAAGCTTTTGTCGGTGTAGCGCCGACCAATTTGCATCAAATGCTAGTGCAGCAAAGGAGATGGTCAGAGGGTAACTTTCAGGTTCTGCTTTCAGTGTATAGTCCGGTTTGGTATGGCCAAGGGAAGATCG GAAGATCGTCGAAGGATTCTGACATGGTGGAGATCGCTCCTCCTACCTTTGCTTCGGGTTCGACAACTCTAGAAATCCAGAAAGGTTGA
- the LOC103832717 gene encoding cellulose synthase-like protein E1 isoform X1, with protein sequence MMRKGDDRFRAVHEDEPLFITGRRTGRVIAYRVFSASVFFCICWIWLYRVTAPVEVDENRTGLVRFVWLVMLVTEIWFGLYWIVMQSPRWNPVWRFTFTDRLSRRYGDDLPRLDVFVCTADPVIEPPLMVVNTVLSVAALDYPPEKLAVYLSDDGGSELTFYALAEAAEFAKVWVPYCKRFNVEPRSPAAYLTCKASGFDSAETEEVARLYKEMAARIETAARLGIIPDEARLKYGDGFSQWDSHATRRNHGTILQILVDGRKGNTVTVPTLVYLSREKRPEHHHHFKAGSMNALIRVSSKITCGRIILNLDCDMYSNNSKSARDALCILLDEKEGKKIAFVQFPQCFENLTKNDLYASMMRVGYDVEFNGLDGNGGPLYIGTGCFHRRDVICGRKYGEVEVEEEEESEYISETEMIKALASCTYEENSQWGKEMGVKYGCPAEDVITGLGIKCRGWKSAYLNPKKKAFVGVAPTNLHQMLVQQRRWSEGNFQVLLSVYSPVWYGQGKIGLGLILGYCCYCLWAPSSVPVLIYSVLTSLCLLKGIPLFPKVWSSWWFIPFGYVTVAANAYSLVEFLWCGGTLRGWWNEQRTWLYRRTSSFIEDASDRDS encoded by the exons ATGATGAGAAAAGGAGACGACCGGTTTAGAGCGGTTCACGAAGACGAACCGCTTTTTATCACAGGGAGGAGAACCGGAAGGGTGATAGCGTACCGGGTTTTCTCAGCCTCTGTTTTCTTTTGCATCTGTTGGATTTGGCTCTACAGAGTGACCGCACCAGTAGAGGTTGATGAGAACCGGACCGGTTTAGTTCGATTCGTGTGGTTGGTTATGCTAGTCACAGagatttggttcggtttgtaCTGGATAGTCATGCAATCTCCCCGCTGGAACCCGGTTTGGCGGTTCACCTTCACCGATAGACTCTCCCGGAGGTACGGTGACGATCTCCCTAGGCTCGACGTTTTCGTCTGCACGGCGGATCCGGTGATTGAGCCGCCGTTGATGGTGGTCAACACAGTCTTATCCGTAGCGGCTCTAGATTACCCACCGGAGAAACTTGCCGTGTATCTCTCGGACGACGGTGGTTCCGAGCTCACGTTCTATGCTCTTGCGGAGGCAGCTGAGTTTGCTAAAGTTTGGGTTCCGTACTGCAAAAGATTCAACGTTGAACCGAGATCCCCTGCTGCTTACTTGACGTGCAAGGCAAGTGGTTTTGATTCAGCTGAAACAGAGGAAGTGGCTAGGTTGTATAAAGAAATGGCGGCGAGGATTGAAACGGCGGCGAGACTCGGGATAATACCAGATGAGGCGCGTTTGAAGTACGGTGACGGGTTCTCCCAGTGGGACTCTCACGCTACTCGCAGAAACCATGGAACCATTCTTCAA ATTTTGGTAGATGGAAGAAAAGGTAATACAGTAACAGTACCAACGTTGGTGTATCTATCGAGAGAGAAGAGACCAGAGCATCATCATCACTTCAAGGCTGGATCCATGAACGCATTG ATAAGGGTGTCTTCGAAGATCACATGTGGGAGAATCATACTAAACTTGGACTGTGATATGTACTCAAACAACTCAAAGTCAGCACGCGACGCGCTCTGCATCCTCCTTGATGAGAAAGAGGGGAAAAAGATTGCTTTCGTGCAGTTCCCGCAGTGTTTTGAGAACCTTACCAAGAATGATTTATATGCAAGCATGATGCGAGTTGGATATGAT gtGGAGTTTAATGGATTAGATGGAAATGGCGGTCCATTATACATTGGAACTGGCTGCTTTCACAGAAGAGATGTGATCTGCGGAAGAAAGTATGGCGAGGTagaggttgaagaagaagaagaatctgagTATATTTCAGAGACTGAGATGATTAAGGCTCTTGCAAGCTGCACTTATGAAGAAAACTCTCAATGGGGAAAGGAG ATGGGTGTGAAATATGGTTGCCCGGCAGAGGATGTAATAACCGGTTTAGGGATTAAATGCCGTGGATGGAAATCAGCATACTTGAACCCGAAAAAGAAAGCTTTTGTCGGTGTAGCGCCGACCAATTTGCATCAAATGCTAGTGCAGCAAAGGAGATGGTCAGAGGGTAACTTTCAGGTTCTGCTTTCAGTGTATAGTCCGGTTTGGTATGGCCAAGGGAAGATCGGTTTAGGATTGATACTTGGTTACTGTTGCTATTGCCTTTGGGCTCCAAGTTCAGTACCTGTGCTTATTTACTCTGTTTTGACTTCTCTCTGTCTCCTCAAAGGCATTCCTCTGTTTCCAAAG GTCTGGAGCTCGTGGTGGTTTATCCCGTTTGGATACGTGACTGTTGCAGCTAATGCTTATAGCTTAGTCGAGTTCTTGTGGTGCGGAGGTACGTTACGTGGGTGGTGGAACGAGCAAAGGACGTGGCTTTATAGAAGAACAAGCTCGTTTATAGAAGATGCCAGTGACCGTGACAGTTAA
- the LOC103832555 gene encoding phosphatidylinositol/phosphatidylcholine transfer protein SFH1 has protein sequence MGTASEEAVKQLRTLMEDVDDESLRESYRNIHQGYPTETLLRFLKARDYNVHKSHQMLLDCLQWRTQNEIDNILNKPIVPVELYRGIRDSQLVGLSGYSKEGLPVIAIGVGLSTYDKASVHYYIQSHIQMNEYRDRVVLPSATKKQGRPICTCLKILDMSGLKLSALSQIKLMTAITTIDDLNYPEKTETYYIVNVPYIFSACWKTIKPLLQERTKKKIQVLKGCGKDELLKVMDYESLPHFCRREGSGSGRHISNGTTDNCFSLDHSFHKELYDYVHQQALVKGSSAPIRHGSVHVRFPEPDTEGTKIFDTLESEFQKLGNDKA, from the exons ATGGGAACTGCTAGTGAGGAAGCAGTCAAGCAATTACGTACTTTAATGGAAGATG TTGATGATGAATCACTGAGGGAGTCGTATCGG AACATTCATCAAGGGTATCCCACAGAGACCTTGTTGCGCTTCCTTAAGGCCAGGGACTATAATGTCCACAAATCTCATCAAATG TTGCTCGACTGTTTACAATGGAGGACCCAAAACGAGATTGACAATATACTAAAT AAACCAATTGTTCCTGTTGAGCTGTACAGAGGAATCAGAGACTCTCAGCTTGTCGGTCTCTCTGGTTATTCAAAGGAG GGTCTACCTGTCATTGCCATTGGTGTGGGGCTTAGCACATATGACAAAGCCTCA GTTCACTACTATATACAGTCTCACATTCAAATGAATGAGTACCGAGATCGTGTAGTACTG CCATCTGCTACAAAGAAACAGGGACGACCAATCTGCACCTGtttgaaaattttggatatgtcTGGTCTAAAGCTTTCAGCACTAAGTCAAATTAAG TTAATGACTGCTATAACCACAATTGACGATTTAAACTACCCAGAGAAGACAGAGACATATTATATAGTCAATGTCCCCTACATATTttctgcttgttggaaaaccaTAAAGCCTCTGTTGCAAGAGAGAACCAAGAAGAAGATTCAAGTTCTGAAAGGCTGCGGTAAAGATGAGTTGCTTAAG GTAATGGACTATGAGTCTCTGCCACATTTCTGTAGAAGGGAAGGGTCTGGATCTGGTAGGCACATCTCAAATGGGACAACAGACAATTGTTTCTCTTTGGACCACTCTTTCCACAAAGAGCTTTACGACTATGTCCATCAACAGGCTCTGGTTAAAGGGTCTAGTGCACCGATCAGACATGGTTCGGTCCACGTTAGGTTCCCTGAGCCAGACACGGAAGGCACCAAGATATTCGACACCTTAGAATCTGAGTTCCAGAAGCTTGGAAATGACAAGGCCTGA
- the LOC103832556 gene encoding uridine kinase-like protein 3, with product MASKLAVDAIETSTKVHFSGFHLDSARSNHMAASAEEEEEEQQHGQPFVIGVAGGAASGKTTVCDMIMQQLHDQRAVVVNQDSFYHNVNEKELARVHDYNFDHPDAFDTEQLLCSMEKLRKGQAVDIPNYDFKSYKNNVFPPRRVNPSDVIILEGILIFHDPRVRDLMNMKIFVDADADVRLARRIKRDTVEKGRDIATVLDQYSKFVKPAFEDFILPTKKYADIIIPRGGDNHVAIDLIVQHIRTKLGQHDLCKIYPNLYVIQSTFQIRGMHTLIRDSKTTKHDFIFYSDRLIRLVVEHGLGHLPFTEKQVVTPTGSVYSGVDFCKRLCGVSVIRSGESMENALRACCKGIKLGKILIHREGDNGQQLRYEKLPSDISERHVLLLDPILGTGNSAVQAIRLLISKGVPESNIIFLNLISAPQGVNVVCKRFPRIKIVTSEIELGLNDEFRVVPGMGEFGDRYFGTDDE from the exons ATGGCTTCAAAGTTGGCTGTTGATGCGATAGAAACATCTACAAAGGTCCATTTCTCGGGGTTTCATTTAGATTCAGCTAGATCAAACCATATGGCTGCCtcagctgaagaagaagaagaagaacaacaacaTGGACAGCCTTTTGTAATCG GAGTTGCTGGAGGAGCAGCATCCGGGAAAACAACTGTCTGCGATATGATTATGCAGCAACTTCATGATCAGAGAGCCGTTGTTGTTAACCAG GATTCTTTCTACCATAATGTAAACGAAAAGGAGCTTGCAAGAGTTCATGACTACAATTTTGACCATCCTG ACGCTTTTGATACGGAGCAACTATTGTGTTCAATGGAGAAGTTAAGAAAAGGGCAAGCAGTAGATATCCCCAACTACGACTTCAAAAGTTACAAAAACAACGTCTTCCCACCAAGAAGG GTGAATCCTTCTGATGTTATAATTCTAGAAGGGATACTCATTTTCCACGACCCTCGTGTGCGAGATTTGATGAACATGAAGATCTTTGTAGACGCAG ATGCTGATGTGCGTTTGGCGAGAAGGATTAAACGCGATACTGTTGAGAAGGGCAGAGATATAGCCACTGTTCTTGACCAG TACTCAAAGTTTGTGAAGCCAGCATTTGAGGATTTCATACTCCCAACAAAGAAGTACGCAGATATAATAATCCCCCGTGGTGGTGATAATCATGTTGCTATTGATTTGATTGTGCAACACATTCGCACTAAGCTCGGTCAACATGATCTCTGTAAAATATATCCTAATCTTTACGTCATTCAATCAACTTTTCAG ATACGTGGGATGCACACTCTAATCAGAGACTCCAAAACAACAAAGCATGACTTCATCTTCTACTCTGATCGATTGATTCGTTTG GTTGTTGAGCATGGCCTAGGGCACCTTCCCTTTACAGAAAAGCAAGTGGTCACTCCCACAG GATCTGTGTATTCGGGGGTGGACTTCTGTAAGAGGCTGTGTGGTGTGTCGGTTATCAGAAG CGGTGAGAGTATGGAGAATGCTCTAAGAGCATGCTGCAAAGGCATCAAGCTTGGGAAGATTTTGATTCACAGAGAAGGCGACAACGGTCAGCAG CTTAGATACGAGAAGCTACCCTCAGACATTTCGGAAAGGCATGTGCTTTTGCTGGACCCAATCCTTGGGACAGGAAACTCGGCGGTGCAAGCGATAAGACTGCTGATAAGTAAAGGAGTACCTGAATCCAACATCATATTTCTCAATCTCATATCT GCACCGCAAGGAGTAAATGTGGTGTGCAAAAGGTTCCCGAGGATTAAGATTGTGACATCTGAGATAGAACTGGGTTTAAACGACGAGTTCAGAGTTGTTCCTGGTATGGGCGAGTTTGGAGACCGCTATTTTGGCACTGATGATGAGTGA
- the LOC103832557 gene encoding protein BOLA1, chloroplastic, translated as MFSSSIRSIIVSGLHRTPTPKSPVNPPTLFTSVPRFFHSSSTSFSDSRIAMSSADKTGSNTGAIENRASRIKEKLEKELEPVELVIEDVSYQHAGHAGMKGRGTDEETHFNVKIVSKGFEGMNLVKRHRLVYDLLREELDSGLHALSIVSKTPSESTR; from the coding sequence ATGTTTTCGTCTTCGATTAGGTCAATAATCGTCTCCGGACTTCACCGTACTCCGACCCCGAAATCGCCGGTAAATCCTCCGACGCTCTTCACCTCCGTGCCTAGATTCTTCCACTCAAGCTCCACAAGTTTCAGCGACAGTAGAATCGCGATGAGCAGCGCTGACAAAACCGGATCGAACACGGGGGCGATCGAGAATCGGGCGAGCAGGATTAAGGAGAAGCTGGAGAAGGAGCTGGAACCGGTGGAGTTAGTGATCGAGGACGTCTCGTACCAGCACGCGGGTCACGCGGGGATGAAAGGTAGAGGAACCGACGAAGAGACGCATTTCAATGTGAAGATCGTATCGAAGGGATTCGAAGGGATGAATCTGGTGAAGAGGCACAGGCTTGTGTACGATCTCCTCAGGGAGGAGCTTGATAGTGGATTGCACGCGCTTTCCATCGTCTCCAAGACTCCTTCCGAGTCCACTCgctag
- the LOC103832719 gene encoding heavy metal-associated isoprenylated plant protein 41 isoform X1: MATIRELSRLIRDHGDEQVWITHYSSKHQILLVGEGDFSFSCSLATRFRSASNICASSLDSYDEVVRKYKKARSNLETLKRLGASLLHGVDATKLQLHPHLNCRRFDRIIFNFPHAGFHGKETDSSLIKKHRELVFGFLHSASHMVRADGEVHVSHKNKPPFCHWKLEELASKCSLALTQCVAFEKSDYPGYENKRGDGSRCDMPFLLGECSTFKFRVSRVAKEIYAEKLKGREMKERESKWQRPALTFGLSYHQDHNLRQVHDPLVQSRQRTSPLFPYQEHRCSQFEDAIVSSIRATQSPATFNHVRFQENSKQLRYTERSSRDFPFQPSLHPQEERSFFECSSRFDGVPLDIYVRRMQSTLTQTSVPHLYTGESPERRRQEPFFQRSNRLNGVSHEIYNGERGRSMLTSHSFPHPYTGESQEGSLSRQCNLNI, encoded by the exons ATGGCGACGATCAGAGAACTCTCGAGACTTATCAGAGATCATGGTGATGAACAAGTATGGATCACGCACTATTCATCAAAGCATCAGATACTTCTCGTGGGCGAAGGAGATTTCTCATTCTCCTGCAGCTTAGCCACTCGCTTCCGCTCTGCTTCCAACATCTGCGCCTCCTCTCTCGACTCTTACG ATGAAGTGGTTAGAAAGTACAAGAAGGCAAGATCAAACCTTGAGACTTTGAAGAGGCTTGGAGCTTCTCTTTTACATGGAGTTGATGCAACCAAACTCCAACTACATCCTCATCTTAACTGCCGAAGATTTGACCGAATCATCTTCAACTTCCCACACGCCGGTTTCCACGGCAAAGAGACTGACTCCTCTCTTATAAA GAAGCATAGGGAACTGGTGTTCGGATTCCTCCACAGTGCAAGCCATATGGTCAGGGCTGATGGAGAAGTTCATGTCTCTCACAAGAACAAACCACCCTTTTGTCACTGGAAGCTCGAGGAGCTTGCTAGCAAATGCTCTCTTGCGTTGACCCAGTGCGTGGCGTTCGAGAAGAGCGACTACCCTGGCTACGAGAATAAGAGAGGAGATGGGTCTAGATGTGACATGCCTTTCCTCTTGGGAGAGTGCAGTACCTTCAAATTCAGAGTCTCTCGCGTGGCTAAAGAGATTTATGCTGAGAAGTTGAAAGGCAGAGAGATGAAGGAACGTGAATCAAAGTGGCAGAGACCAGCACTTACATTTGGTCTCAGCTATCACCAGGACCATAACCTTAGGCAAGTGCATGATCCTTTGGTTCAATCAAGACAAAGAACATCTCCATTGTTTCCTTACCAAGAACATAGATGTTCACAGTTTGAAGATGCTATTGTTAGCTCAATTAGAGCAACTCAAAGTCCAGCAACGTTTAACCATGTCCGGTTTCAAGAAAACTCAAAGCAGCTCAGATACACTGAAAGAAGCTCTCGTGACTTTCCTTTTCAACCTAGTCTCCATCCTCAAGAAGAACGATCCTTCTTTGAATGCTCAAGCCGCTTTGATGGAGTTCCGCTTGATATTTATGTCAGGAGAATGCAGAGTACGTTAACACAGACGAGCGTTCCTCATCTGTACACTGGAGAATCACCTGAAAGACGCCGTCAAGAACCATTCTTCCAACGCTCTAACCGTTTAAATGGAGTTTCTCATGAAATTTATAACGGGGAAAGAGGAAGATCAATGTTAACAAGTCACAGCTTTCCTCATCCATACACTGGGGAATCACAAGAAGGAAGCTTGAGTAGGCAATGCAACCTCAACATTTAG
- the LOC103832719 gene encoding heavy metal-associated isoprenylated plant protein 41 isoform X2, with product MATIRELSRLIRDHGDEQVWITHYSSKHQILLVGEGDFSFSCSLATRFRSASNICASSLDSYDEVVRKYKKARSNLETLKRLGASLLHGVDATKLQLHPHLNCRRFDRIIFNFPHAGFHGKETDSSLIK from the exons ATGGCGACGATCAGAGAACTCTCGAGACTTATCAGAGATCATGGTGATGAACAAGTATGGATCACGCACTATTCATCAAAGCATCAGATACTTCTCGTGGGCGAAGGAGATTTCTCATTCTCCTGCAGCTTAGCCACTCGCTTCCGCTCTGCTTCCAACATCTGCGCCTCCTCTCTCGACTCTTACG ATGAAGTGGTTAGAAAGTACAAGAAGGCAAGATCAAACCTTGAGACTTTGAAGAGGCTTGGAGCTTCTCTTTTACATGGAGTTGATGCAACCAAACTCCAACTACATCCTCATCTTAACTGCCGAAGATTTGACCGAATCATCTTCAACTTCCCACACGCCGGTTTCCACGGCAAAGAGACTGACTCCTCTCTTATAAAGTAA
- the LOC108869283 gene encoding heavy metal-associated isoprenylated plant protein 41, with amino-acid sequence MTSFANNLHPKLGDLKNVSATLFVFARAGVRSVSIQGQNDQLVIVGEGIDTAELTRELRKKVCHTTIVTVQAAPPPPPPPQQQQKQPVQPYLMEHNNEMAPARRCICEIPNSGYCGFCRSMRETPYQMVASSYPPPVMYGGYREDPDNCRIM; translated from the coding sequence ATGACTTCTTTTGCAAATAACTTGCACCCCAAGTTAGGTGATTTGAAAAACGTTTCAGCAACTTTGTTTGTTTTCGCGCGTGCAGGTGTGAGATCTGTCTCGATTCAGGGACAGAACGATCAGCTGGTTATAGTGGGAGAAGGGATTGATACGGCAGAGCTAACTCGTGAACTCCGCAAGAAAGTTTGTCACACGACCATTGTCACAGTTCAGGCCGCACCACCGCCGCCGCCGCCTCCTCAGCAGCAGCAGAAGCAGCCAGTGCAGCCGTATCTAATGGAACATAACAATGAGATGGCTCCGGCGAGAAGATGCATATGCGAGATACCGAATTCGGGTTACTGTGGATTTTGTAGATCTATGCGTGAAACTCCTTACCAGATGGTAGCTTCGTCGTATCCACCTCCGGTGATGTACGGTGGTTACCGAGAAGATCCTGATAATTGCAGAATCATGTGA
- the LOC103832558 gene encoding pectinesterase inhibitor — protein sequence MKQFSRLLFIFILYLSYVNADSNLITDLCKHCDDPKLCLSSIQTRPESGEFAATTNQIEIIAISAASANASSTSAYIKEMLSREDLEPATEATLEDCQKNYQDAVEQLDDSISAMLVDAHADVDVWLNAAISAIESCSNELESGAGNDAELSQRIEWFLKLCKNALVINKMLI from the coding sequence ATGAAGCAATTCTCGAGACTTCTCTTCATTTTCATTCTCTATCTCTCATATGTCAATGCTGATTCCAATCTTATTACCGATCTGTGCAAACACTGTGACGATCCAAAACTCTGCCTCTCAAGCATACAGACCCGTCCTGAGTCTGGCGAGTTCGCAGCCACCACCAACCAGATCGAGATCATAGCTATCTCTGCCGCCTCAGCTAACGCCTCCTCCACTTCCGCCTATATTAAGGAAATGCTTAGCCGAGAGGATCTAGAGCCGGCTACGGAGGCCACACTCGAGGACTGCCAGAAGAATTACCAAGATGCTGTGGAGCAGCTCGACGACTCGATATCTGCTATGCTTGTTGATGCGCATGCCGACGTCGACGTCTGGCTGAACGCGGCAATCAGCGCCATCGAGTCTTGTAGTAACGAGTTGGAGTCAGGAGCCGGAAACGATGCAGAGCTTTCTCAGAGGATCGAATGGTTTCTTAAACTGTGCAAAAACGCTTTGGTAATTAACAAAATGTTAATATGA
- the LOC103832559 gene encoding BTB/POZ domain-containing protein At1g55760, with amino-acid sequence MTDSAYRVDTISRLAQWRILNLSSSTYRKSDPFKMGLWNWHLSVEKSKMLLNVKLYPEVSSLSRENPPVASFVLRVVSSTGERKAFTHPEVIDKRIKTNEDFLWTIEVPLTGKIIIDVEFLDLKVLSQDSGEFYSIWADGSTQNQSEVTAVTSLGRMLTESIYTDITINASDGSIGAHRAVLAARSPVFRSMFLHDLKEKELSAINIPDMPLEACRAFLSYIYGNIQNEDFLTHRLALLQAADKYDIADLKDACHKSLVEDIDTKNVLERLQNAYLYQLPELKASCMRYLVKFGKIFEIREEFNVFMQCADRDLISEVFHEVLTTWKGF; translated from the exons ATGACTGATTCAGCTTACAGAGTAGACACCATCTCCAGGCTCGCCCAATGGCGTATCCTCAACCTCTCTTCCTCCACTTACCGCAAGTCCGATCCTTTCAAGATGGGTCTTTGGAACTG GCATTTGTCTGTGGAGAAAAGCAAGATGCTATTAAATGTTAAGTTGTATCCAGAAGTATCCAGCCTTTCCAGGGAAAACCCACCTGTTGCTTCCTTTGTTCTTCGTGTTGTCTCTTCTACTGGTGAGAGGAAGGCTTTTACTCATCCAG AAGTAATAGATAAGAGGATTAAGACAAACGAAGATTTCCTCTGGACAATTGAAGTTCCCTTGACTGGAAAAATCATCATCGACGTCGAGTTTCTTGACCTCAAGGTTCTGTCTCAAGAT AGTGGAGAGTTTTACTCAATCTGGGCAGACGGTTCAACGCAGAACCAATCCGAAGTTACAGCGGTAACATCCCTTGGACGTATGTTGACAGAAAGCATTTACACCGACATAACCATCAACGCCTCTGATGGAAGCATCGGAGCGCACCGAGCTGTTCTCGCTGCCCGTTCGCCTGTTTTCCGCAGCATGTTTCTACATGACCTGAAAGAGAAAGAACTATCAGCGATAAACATACCGGACATGCCGCTCGAAGCTTGCCGAGCGTTCCTAAGTTATATCTACGGGAATATCCAGAACGAAGACTTTCTAACGCATAGACTGGCGCTTCTACAAGCAGCTGATAAATATGATATCGCTGATCTGAAAGACGCGTGCCACAAGAGTCTTGTAGAGGATATAGACACGAAGAATGTGCTTGAGAGGCTGCAGAACGCTTATCTCTATCAGTTGCCTGAACTGAAGGCAAGCTGCATGAGGTATCTTGTGAAGTTTGGGAAGATATTTGAGATCCGTGAGGAGTTCAACGTATTCATGCAATGCGCAGATAGAGATTTGATATCTGAAGTCTTCCACGAAGTCCTCACTACATGGAAAGGGTTTTAG